Proteins found in one Pyxidicoccus trucidator genomic segment:
- a CDS encoding FYDLN acid domain-containing protein — MPAKDLGTKHVCYKCQTKFYDMKKPDPLCPKCGADQRESPALKPQPEGRRGRLAAAPKVIEPIEPEEPAAAGEDEEEELETFEDEEAAAEPEEEDI, encoded by the coding sequence ATGCCGGCGAAGGATCTTGGAACGAAGCACGTCTGCTACAAGTGCCAGACGAAGTTCTACGACATGAAGAAGCCGGACCCGCTCTGCCCCAAGTGTGGGGCAGATCAGCGGGAGAGCCCGGCTCTCAAGCCTCAGCCCGAGGGACGCCGTGGCCGCCTGGCTGCTGCCCCCAAGGTCATTGAGCCGATCGAGCCCGAGGAGCCAGCCGCCGCAGGAGAAGATGAAGAAGAAGAGCTCGAGACGTTTGAGGACGAAGAAGCCGCCGCCGAGCCCGAAGAAGAAGACATCTAG
- a CDS encoding AgmX/PglI C-terminal domain-containing protein, translating to MNFTCDNCQKRYSIADEKVRGKTVKVRCKNCQNVITVEGPAEEESTRVVSLADVERIRAQERSLVEPAAAAVSAPPVAASPVSRAPAAALQTPWDDEPTRAAPLKPTGSPWFVMVRNKQEGPLDEGALREWMATGAVSGRSFFWQQGMADWKRGSDIPELAGLFAPPPAPEPPPPPPPPVAEPPPAPARSARGASARREPEPQPFLPEPEPEQPYAPDEPQQQAWDPEQDEPERTFFEEPDPRQQQQAQGRRGQGAAPAASAPLNNDELFSDLDLPGNRGHGDEDDGQGQHEDPLAALGGGDGDERQPVEDTRHFAAKSGVTRRNPAWKYAVAVLLLLVIPLGGAYVLSETLGVVPLRVKTVDAEGNPVEQTVFSSKGVGALRDKLMGRQPPAPAPKPVAPPAEKRPAAPPESAPAPTGAAPAGAGAPTGIAPPPSAEQLQAVYADADKKDVGPDVREDADVAAADSEEVGGPSDEEVERVVDKAQDAFRSCVENELRKNPSFRVGKVTLTATVGSSGKVKAASLDKKDLNRSTVGTCIRDRAKGMVFSAFAGEDVDLEIPLVLSGTL from the coding sequence TTGAACTTCACCTGCGACAATTGCCAGAAGCGGTATTCCATTGCGGACGAAAAGGTCCGCGGCAAGACGGTCAAGGTCCGTTGCAAGAACTGCCAGAACGTCATCACCGTCGAAGGACCCGCCGAAGAGGAGAGCACCCGCGTGGTGTCTCTCGCGGACGTGGAGCGCATCCGCGCCCAGGAGCGCTCCCTGGTGGAGCCGGCGGCGGCTGCCGTCTCGGCGCCCCCGGTGGCGGCCTCGCCCGTGTCCCGGGCGCCCGCCGCGGCCCTCCAGACACCCTGGGATGACGAGCCCACCCGTGCAGCGCCCCTGAAGCCGACGGGCTCTCCATGGTTCGTCATGGTGCGCAACAAGCAGGAGGGCCCGCTCGACGAGGGCGCCCTCCGCGAGTGGATGGCCACCGGCGCCGTCAGCGGCCGCAGCTTCTTCTGGCAACAGGGGATGGCGGACTGGAAGCGCGGCTCGGACATCCCCGAGCTGGCGGGCCTGTTCGCGCCGCCGCCCGCGCCCGAGCCGCCCCCGCCGCCTCCTCCTCCGGTGGCCGAGCCGCCGCCCGCGCCGGCCCGCTCCGCGCGAGGGGCCTCGGCGCGGCGTGAGCCCGAGCCGCAGCCCTTCCTGCCGGAGCCCGAGCCGGAGCAGCCCTACGCCCCCGACGAGCCCCAGCAGCAGGCGTGGGATCCGGAGCAGGACGAGCCCGAGCGGACCTTCTTCGAGGAGCCGGACCCGCGCCAGCAGCAGCAGGCCCAGGGCCGCCGGGGCCAGGGCGCCGCGCCGGCCGCCAGCGCGCCCCTCAACAACGACGAGCTGTTCTCCGACCTGGACCTGCCCGGCAACCGGGGCCACGGTGACGAGGACGACGGCCAGGGCCAGCACGAGGACCCGCTGGCCGCGCTGGGCGGTGGGGACGGCGACGAGCGTCAGCCCGTCGAGGACACCCGCCACTTCGCGGCGAAGTCGGGCGTGACGCGGCGCAACCCGGCGTGGAAGTACGCCGTGGCGGTGCTGCTGCTTCTCGTCATCCCGCTGGGCGGCGCCTACGTCCTGTCGGAGACGCTGGGCGTGGTGCCCCTGCGGGTGAAGACGGTGGACGCCGAGGGCAACCCGGTGGAGCAGACCGTCTTCTCCAGCAAGGGCGTGGGCGCGCTGCGCGACAAGCTGATGGGCCGCCAGCCGCCGGCCCCGGCGCCGAAGCCCGTCGCGCCTCCGGCGGAGAAGCGTCCCGCCGCGCCGCCGGAGTCCGCTCCCGCTCCCACCGGGGCGGCTCCCGCGGGCGCCGGCGCGCCGACGGGGATTGCACCGCCCCCGTCCGCGGAGCAACTGCAGGCCGTCTACGCGGACGCGGACAAGAAGGACGTGGGCCCCGACGTGCGCGAGGACGCGGACGTCGCCGCGGCGGACTCCGAAGAGGTGGGTGGCCCCTCGGACGAGGAAGTGGAGCGCGTGGTGGACAAGGCGCAGGACGCGTTCCGCTCCTGCGTGGAGAACGAGCTGCGGAAGAATCCGTCCTTCCGCGTCGGCAAGGTGACGCTCACCGCCACGGTGGGCAGCTCCGGCAAGGTGAAGGCCGCCTCGCTCGACAAGAAGGACCTGAACCGCTCCACCGTGGGCACGTGCATCCGGGACCGCGCGAAGGGGATGGTGTTCTCCGCCTTCGCCGGCGAAGACGTGGACCTCGAGATTCCGCTCGTCCTCTCCGGGACGCTGTAG